One segment of Pirellulales bacterium DNA contains the following:
- a CDS encoding DUF6600 domain-containing protein — protein KSGDVSAHTTTTDANDSVFVGNCANNGQTSQVLFVYGPDGKRLGTADLTGNGKGLVQSYDVKDSAILVEQNQGNPPQLSKTNYALLNGKLVDTATGEPVAVASADTTDSGDIDTISYQSFHDKLQPYGKWIDHPRWGWAWHPLAANFRPYENGHWEDSDEYGSVWVSADPWGDTPYHYGRWGYDPNYGGWLWVPGYVWGPSWVTWRADDDNIGWFPIPPGEWDGDGDYPDYWSTWYGYEGVLDAAAFYSLWSFVPATDIFVGNVRTRIIDRRGYGRFMARTRGWGRIGSAHGHIVNRAFDRGRFAANFHRGFPGGARHDFHDRGSHAIAAARHIEARELRSGGGLHAGIHERVGYQKSGGGMGGLHHQAGFNRTGSYRSNGFTRSGTGFGKSRNEGGGFARTGSYNHSSTGFARSNGGGGMFGHNNSGGGFARSNGGGGGMFGNRSNGGGGGGFSNNGGGGMFGHNNAGGGGGLNSSGGGGMFGSRNNGGGGSFAGHSNGGGNSNHSNSNSGGGGGHHHH, from the coding sequence GGCCCGGACGGCAAACGCCTCGGCACCGCCGATCTCACTGGTAACGGCAAGGGACTGGTGCAGTCCTACGACGTCAAGGACAGCGCGATCCTTGTCGAACAGAACCAAGGCAATCCTCCGCAGCTTTCCAAGACCAACTATGCGCTGCTAAATGGAAAGCTCGTCGATACGGCGACCGGCGAACCGGTCGCGGTGGCATCTGCGGACACCACGGACAGTGGTGATATCGACACGATCAGCTACCAGTCGTTCCACGACAAGCTTCAGCCGTACGGCAAGTGGATCGATCACCCACGATGGGGCTGGGCCTGGCATCCGCTCGCCGCGAACTTCCGCCCCTACGAGAACGGGCACTGGGAGGATAGCGACGAATACGGTTCGGTCTGGGTGTCGGCTGATCCATGGGGCGACACGCCTTATCACTACGGCCGCTGGGGCTACGATCCGAACTATGGCGGCTGGCTCTGGGTGCCGGGTTACGTGTGGGGTCCGTCGTGGGTGACATGGCGCGCCGACGACGACAATATCGGTTGGTTTCCTATCCCGCCCGGCGAGTGGGACGGAGACGGTGACTATCCGGACTACTGGTCGACCTGGTACGGCTATGAGGGTGTGCTCGATGCCGCGGCGTTCTACAGCCTCTGGTCGTTCGTGCCGGCCACCGACATTTTTGTGGGCAACGTCCGTACCCGCATCATCGATCGCCGCGGCTATGGGCGGTTCATGGCGCGGACGCGTGGCTGGGGCCGCATCGGCAGCGCGCACGGTCACATCGTGAATCGCGCCTTTGATCGGGGCCGGTTCGCGGCGAATTTCCACCGCGGGTTTCCGGGGGGCGCACGCCACGACTTCCATGATCGTGGTTCGCACGCGATCGCCGCGGCGCGCCACATCGAGGCGCGCGAACTCCGGAGCGGGGGCGGACTGCACGCGGGAATCCACGAGCGGGTTGGCTACCAGAAATCCGGCGGCGGCATGGGCGGACTGCATCACCAGGCAGGCTTTAACCGCACAGGTTCGTACCGCTCCAACGGCTTCACGAGATCGGGGACCGGATTTGGCAAATCAAGAAATGAAGGTGGCGGCTTTGCGCGAACCGGGTCCTACAATCATTCCAGCACGGGTTTCGCGCGCAGCAACGGCGGCGGCGGAATGTTTGGCCATAACAATTCCGGAGGCGGCTTCGCGCGCAGCAACGGCGGGGGCGGCGGGATGTTCGGTAATCGTAGCAACGGCGGCGGTGGCGGCGGGTTCAGCAACAACGGCGGCGGCGGAATGTTTGGCCATAACAATGCCGGCGGTGGTGGAGGGTTGAACAGCAGCGGCGGAGGCGGAATGTTCGGCAGCCGCAACAATGGCGGCGGCGGATCGTTCGCCGGCCATAGTAATGGCGGTGGGAATTCCAACCATTCCAATAGCAACAGTGGCGGCGGTGGCGGTCACCATCACCACTAA